In [Leptolyngbya] sp. PCC 7376, a genomic segment contains:
- a CDS encoding PhnD/SsuA/transferrin family substrate-binding protein produces MAETENATERQSEALVQQELKSVNVGVMAIRGVAQTQAKWQPTLDYLNEEIPGYQFSLIPLAFDSMEETVATGQVDFVLPNPGMYVELEWVYGARRIATLKNLRLGKPYTEFGAVIFRRRDRPDLQTLEDLKGKQFIAVSEIAFGGWQMAWSTFKEAQIDPYTQLKSLEFAGSHDDVVYAVRDGKVDAGTVRTDTLERMTAEGKIDLDDFVVLNQQTQYAETFPFALSTQLYPEWPMAVMPGTPDGLAELVAIALMKIPANHPAAIAGKYEGWTIPENYQSVHDTLRELRVRPYEDWGKVSLAQILYKYRYWLLLLSLIFISMGCGAVYLVGRKRVEKALRIANEDLEERVVQRTQELSLARDAAEAANRAKSEFLAHMSHELRTPLNGILGYAQILQRDITTSPNQQHGINIIHQCGTHLLTLINDILDLSKIEAQKLTLCVDDFLLAPFLHEIIEVFRIKAEQKEISFNYIASSNLPPSIQADEKRLRQILLNIIGNAVKFTDAGGVTFRVETLSAPQPLEIEMVEDDQFSDEVCRNWKWTLKFTIEDTGIGITEDEIDQICLPFEQAGDYSRNFEGTGLGLAITVKILKMMGSELKVQSTFGKGSSFSFEAEFLEAQSWIGQDILPSKTSHIVGYEGKVRHVLVVDDRWENRSVVRHLLEPVGFVIHEAENGAIALEEISENEPDIIITDLVMPVLDGFEMTRQIRQHQEWQHLMILASSASVFSMDQEASQKAGCNDFLPKPINASSLFDKLQQLLDLKWQYGENNSDNEMVHHPLEANSQPLLSTAIKPPPEFLEQIIDLVNKGDLNGVRAIAETFGSEHPQYLPLTQLLIQKAEEFEDEKILSIIQQYQAQSTREL; encoded by the coding sequence ATGGCAGAGACAGAAAATGCTACAGAGCGACAGTCTGAAGCGCTAGTTCAGCAAGAATTAAAGTCGGTGAATGTTGGAGTGATGGCCATACGAGGAGTTGCGCAAACTCAAGCAAAATGGCAGCCAACTCTAGATTATTTGAATGAAGAAATTCCAGGTTATCAGTTTAGTTTGATTCCTTTGGCCTTTGATTCGATGGAAGAAACGGTGGCAACTGGGCAGGTCGATTTTGTTTTGCCCAATCCAGGGATGTATGTGGAATTGGAGTGGGTGTATGGTGCTCGTCGTATTGCGACTCTCAAAAATCTTAGGTTAGGTAAGCCTTATACCGAATTTGGTGCTGTAATTTTCCGGCGTCGCGATCGCCCAGATTTGCAGACTCTTGAAGACCTCAAAGGCAAACAATTTATCGCGGTCAGTGAGATTGCCTTTGGCGGCTGGCAGATGGCATGGTCAACTTTTAAAGAGGCACAGATAGATCCCTACACTCAGTTGAAGAGTTTAGAGTTTGCGGGCAGCCATGATGATGTAGTGTATGCGGTGCGAGATGGGAAAGTTGATGCTGGCACCGTACGCACAGATACCCTTGAGCGGATGACTGCTGAAGGCAAAATTGATCTGGATGATTTTGTGGTGCTCAATCAGCAAACGCAATATGCAGAGACCTTCCCGTTTGCCCTGAGTACTCAACTGTATCCGGAATGGCCGATGGCGGTGATGCCTGGTACTCCTGATGGTTTGGCCGAATTAGTGGCGATCGCCCTGATGAAAATTCCAGCCAACCATCCTGCGGCGATCGCCGGAAAATATGAAGGGTGGACTATCCCAGAAAATTATCAGTCTGTCCATGACACCTTGCGGGAATTAAGGGTACGTCCCTATGAAGATTGGGGCAAAGTGAGTCTTGCCCAAATCCTCTATAAATATCGGTACTGGCTCCTTCTCCTCAGCTTGATTTTTATCAGCATGGGCTGCGGAGCTGTGTATTTAGTTGGACGAAAGCGCGTTGAAAAAGCCCTCAGAATAGCCAATGAAGATTTAGAAGAACGAGTTGTTCAGCGGACCCAAGAATTAAGTTTAGCCAGAGATGCTGCGGAAGCGGCTAACCGTGCGAAAAGCGAATTTTTAGCCCATATGAGCCATGAGTTGCGTACCCCATTAAACGGCATCTTAGGATATGCCCAAATTCTGCAACGAGACATAACAACAAGCCCTAATCAACAGCATGGTATTAATATCATTCATCAATGTGGGACACATCTTTTAACGCTAATTAATGACATTTTAGATCTATCAAAAATCGAAGCTCAAAAATTAACGCTCTGTGTAGATGACTTTTTGTTGGCTCCTTTTTTACATGAAATTATTGAAGTTTTTCGAATTAAGGCAGAACAGAAAGAAATCTCTTTTAATTACATTGCCTCCTCAAATTTACCTCCTTCGATTCAAGCTGATGAAAAACGATTAAGACAAATATTACTCAATATTATTGGTAATGCTGTCAAATTCACTGATGCCGGTGGGGTAACGTTCCGCGTTGAAACATTGAGTGCCCCTCAACCTTTAGAGATAGAAATGGTAGAGGATGATCAATTCTCTGATGAAGTCTGTCGGAATTGGAAATGGACGCTGAAATTCACTATTGAAGACACTGGTATTGGTATTACCGAAGATGAAATCGATCAGATTTGTTTGCCTTTTGAACAGGCTGGGGATTATTCCAGAAATTTTGAAGGCACGGGTTTAGGGCTAGCCATTACAGTCAAAATTCTTAAGATGATGGGTTCTGAATTGAAAGTCCAAAGTACTTTCGGAAAAGGGAGTAGTTTTTCCTTTGAAGCTGAGTTTCTAGAGGCTCAGAGCTGGATTGGACAAGATATTCTACCGTCTAAGACCTCCCATATTGTGGGTTATGAAGGTAAAGTTCGTCATGTTCTGGTGGTAGATGATCGGTGGGAAAATCGTTCAGTTGTTCGTCATTTGTTAGAGCCTGTAGGTTTTGTCATTCATGAAGCGGAGAATGGAGCGATCGCCCTTGAGGAAATTAGTGAAAACGAGCCAGATATTATCATTACCGATTTAGTAATGCCTGTATTAGATGGATTTGAAATGACCCGGCAGATTCGTCAACATCAAGAGTGGCAACATTTGATGATTCTTGCTTCTTCTGCGAGCGTTTTTAGTATGGATCAAGAAGCAAGCCAAAAAGCTGGGTGTAATGATTTCTTGCCGAAGCCTATTAATGCCTCTTCATTATTCGACAAATTACAGCAGCTTCTCGATCTAAAGTGGCAGTATGGTGAGAATAACTCTGATAATGAAATGGTTCATCACCCTCTAGAAGCTAATAGTCAGCCATTACTATCCACAGCAATTAAACCGCCCCCTGAGTTTTTAGAGCAAATTATTGATTTAGTAAATAAGGGTGACTTAAATGGTGTCCGGGCGATCGCCGAGACCTTTGGCTCAGAACATCCCCAATACCTTCCCCTAACCCAGCTACTGATACAAAAAGCTGAAGAATTTGAAGACGAGAAGATTTTGAGCATTATTCAGCAATATCAAGCCCAATCTACTAGAGAGCTATGA
- a CDS encoding bifunctional diguanylate cyclase/phosphodiesterase — protein sequence MDQKLQRARILVVDDEVDLKHLIAQRFRAQIRANELEFLYAHNGEEALEILEGDADIDLVLTDLNMPKMDGLTLLKYLSKRDETLKSIVISAYGDMPNIRTAMNEGAFDFITKPIDFQDLAITIDKTIESVQRLREQKDQLQEALKKLEIQAFYDELTGLPNQNHLIGRIRQCMEWWKQRQSPFAIVYIHLDAFKLVKYGLGHHFSDQLAKEVTNLLRNLVGDSDTIARINFDEFAILLHDFEELEKVEQKSIEIYDTLSQPIIINDSQISSKVYIGVVSNSTCTGQPTDFLRAADTAMHEAKRADDLIGNKAIQFFHTSMQAGVTHRLELETELRKALGTEQLQLNYQPIVNLTTGKVSGFEALVRWQHPVKGWISPIDFIPMSEETKLIIPLGKWVLQEACCQFAQWQKSYTELEFISVNLSGVQLWNDDITNLIKQTLAQTKLAPGALKLEITETVLIQRGAKTGAEYLEQLRNLGVLLSIDDFGMGYSSLAYLKAFPINTLKIDKSFVDEIEKQDKDFEIAQTIVALAHALNLDVIAEGVEYDEQARILKALNCAYAQGYLFAKPLTTEEVNLLLEKSLRQSE from the coding sequence GTGGATCAAAAATTGCAAAGAGCTAGAATCCTAGTGGTGGATGATGAAGTTGACCTCAAACATTTGATCGCTCAGCGTTTCAGAGCTCAAATTAGAGCGAATGAACTTGAATTTTTGTATGCCCATAATGGTGAAGAGGCCTTAGAAATTTTAGAGGGCGATGCAGATATTGATCTTGTTCTGACGGATTTAAATATGCCGAAAATGGACGGTTTGACTTTGCTGAAGTATCTATCGAAGCGAGATGAAACCTTAAAATCCATTGTGATTTCTGCATATGGCGATATGCCAAATATCAGAACTGCAATGAATGAAGGAGCCTTTGACTTTATTACCAAACCTATCGATTTTCAGGATCTTGCCATTACGATCGATAAAACGATTGAATCCGTACAACGTTTGCGTGAACAAAAAGATCAACTCCAAGAAGCACTAAAAAAACTAGAAATCCAGGCTTTTTATGATGAATTAACTGGACTGCCTAATCAAAATCATTTGATCGGTAGAATTCGTCAATGTATGGAGTGGTGGAAACAGCGCCAAAGTCCTTTTGCCATTGTATATATTCATCTTGACGCTTTTAAATTAGTGAAATATGGTTTAGGACATCATTTTAGTGATCAGCTAGCTAAAGAAGTGACCAATCTTTTGCGAAATCTTGTAGGAGATAGTGATACGATCGCCCGAATTAATTTTGATGAATTTGCTATTCTACTGCATGATTTCGAAGAATTAGAAAAGGTCGAGCAAAAATCAATTGAAATCTACGATACTTTAAGCCAACCTATAATCATTAATGATTCTCAAATCAGCTCTAAAGTATATATAGGTGTTGTTAGTAACTCGACTTGTACTGGACAACCCACAGACTTTCTTCGCGCAGCTGATACAGCAATGCATGAAGCTAAAAGAGCAGATGATTTAATTGGCAATAAAGCAATCCAATTTTTCCACACAAGTATGCAAGCAGGGGTTACCCATCGCTTGGAGTTAGAAACAGAGCTACGTAAAGCTTTAGGCACAGAACAATTACAGCTGAATTATCAACCAATTGTTAATCTCACCACAGGAAAAGTATCAGGCTTTGAAGCACTAGTACGCTGGCAACATCCTGTAAAAGGCTGGATCTCGCCGATTGATTTTATCCCAATGTCAGAGGAGACGAAGCTGATTATTCCCCTTGGTAAATGGGTTCTTCAAGAAGCTTGTTGCCAATTTGCTCAATGGCAAAAAAGTTATACTGAGCTTGAGTTTATCAGTGTGAATCTTTCAGGCGTGCAGTTATGGAATGACGATATCACGAACTTGATCAAACAGACGTTAGCGCAAACTAAATTAGCACCAGGCGCCCTCAAACTAGAGATTACGGAAACCGTATTAATCCAAAGAGGGGCAAAAACTGGAGCTGAATATTTAGAGCAACTCAGAAATTTAGGGGTCTTGTTATCTATTGATGATTTCGGTATGGGTTACTCTTCTCTTGCTTACCTCAAGGCATTTCCCATCAACACTTTAAAAATAGATAAGTCTTTTGTGGATGAAATTGAAAAGCAAGATAAGGACTTTGAAATTGCTCAAACAATTGTTGCCCTTGCCCATGCTTTGAATTTAGATGTGATTGCTGAAGGTGTGGAATATGATGAGCAAGCACGCATTTTAAAGGCGTTAAATTGTGCTTATGCCCAAGGCTATTTATTTGCAAAACCATTAACTACTGAAGAAGTCAATCTATTACTTGAGAAGTCGCTGAGGCAATCTGAATAA
- a CDS encoding MASE1 domain-containing protein, with amino-acid sequence MQPKNLGQYGDQKSEIERISYFPQKRLKLFPRFGAIVILALVYYGIAEISRHIAATPQDVTPVWPPDGFASAATLIFGYQVLPGVLIGSFLANIWAFFNGDNPYTAIASVLQVLGIAIGTTVGTGIGNYLLRRFIRSDNPFTRLDGVYIFLICTSAVAPMINATSGVTSLCLGGQVPWTAFSDVWFVWWISNVSGICIFTPALLSFHQLYRQEIASLFTFNTFSNIIPNIRNKLAPFKQRLLEVSSLLSIVLFIGYVSFYQQQHLEYILIPCLVWAVLRFGQFGATNLIVIITTIATLGTVRGLGSFASQNLNNSLVQLQSFIVVIVVTTLSLLAILSEKRQAFRKLKQSEISLTERTNQLEHSQAKLNAAASVLEQQNIDLFEAKEIADQANNAKTEFLSNMSHELRTPLNAVLGLVQLLKSSNNLNALERSDLQTVHDSGIHLLYLIEDILDISKIESGKMELQFQEIHLETFLKKIIAIIQVQANNKKLDLICEFSEDLPKNIRADRKRLKQVLINLLNNAVKFTKKGHVIFRVYTDRIETGTEKSNSFASIRFEIEDSGVGIRPEKLESIFLPFEQTGETKFKVKGTGLGLAISQKIIKMIGGKITVDSQIGVGSRFLFTVNLEVLPTKIASQREMTSPNLSSVNDQSLAKKLPLNILLAEDNMVNQKVASRVLERLGYRIDIVNNGLEVLEITRKQMYDVVLMDIQMPEMDGIEATKHLLDSEYRPYIIALTANAMSSDRLVCLAAGMNDYLSKPINIELLVEALWRSPMGRRVSQESKK; translated from the coding sequence ATGCAACCCAAAAATCTCGGACAATATGGTGATCAAAAGTCAGAGATAGAAAGGATATCTTATTTTCCTCAGAAACGACTCAAGCTATTTCCACGCTTTGGTGCGATTGTCATATTGGCATTGGTTTACTATGGCATCGCAGAAATCTCTCGTCATATTGCAGCGACACCACAAGACGTGACTCCTGTTTGGCCTCCCGATGGATTTGCCTCTGCCGCCACTCTAATTTTTGGGTATCAGGTTTTACCAGGGGTTTTAATTGGCTCATTTCTCGCAAATATTTGGGCTTTTTTTAATGGTGATAATCCGTATACGGCGATCGCCTCTGTCTTACAAGTTTTAGGCATTGCAATAGGGACAACAGTCGGAACAGGAATTGGGAATTACTTATTGCGTCGATTTATCCGCAGTGACAACCCTTTCACAAGATTAGATGGCGTCTATATATTTTTGATTTGCACAAGCGCAGTGGCACCGATGATCAATGCAACATCTGGAGTCACAAGTTTATGCCTAGGCGGTCAAGTTCCTTGGACAGCATTTAGTGATGTTTGGTTTGTTTGGTGGATTTCAAACGTTTCAGGTATCTGTATCTTTACGCCTGCATTACTAAGTTTTCATCAACTATATCGCCAAGAAATCGCCTCTTTATTTACCTTCAACACATTTTCCAATATCATTCCAAACATTAGGAATAAACTGGCACCATTTAAACAAAGATTACTTGAAGTCAGTAGCCTACTCAGTATTGTTCTTTTTATTGGTTATGTTTCTTTTTATCAACAACAGCATTTAGAATATATATTAATTCCTTGCCTAGTGTGGGCTGTACTCAGGTTTGGTCAATTTGGTGCAACCAATTTAATCGTAATTATTACAACTATTGCGACACTAGGAACAGTAAGAGGTCTTGGGTCATTTGCTAGTCAAAACCTCAATAATTCATTAGTCCAATTACAATCTTTCATTGTTGTAATTGTTGTGACAACTTTAAGCTTACTCGCCATACTATCGGAAAAGCGACAGGCATTTAGAAAGTTAAAACAGTCAGAAATAAGCTTGACCGAAAGAACAAACCAGCTTGAGCATAGCCAAGCTAAACTTAATGCCGCTGCCTCAGTTTTAGAACAGCAAAATATCGACCTTTTCGAAGCAAAAGAAATTGCTGACCAGGCTAATAATGCGAAAACAGAATTTCTTTCTAATATGAGTCACGAGTTGAGGACTCCTTTAAATGCAGTTCTCGGTTTAGTTCAGCTTTTAAAAAGTTCTAATAATCTCAATGCATTAGAACGATCAGATCTTCAAACTGTCCATGATTCAGGCATACATTTACTTTATCTGATCGAAGATATTCTTGATATCTCTAAAATCGAATCGGGAAAAATGGAGCTTCAATTCCAAGAAATTCATCTAGAAACATTCCTGAAAAAAATAATTGCGATAATTCAGGTTCAAGCAAACAATAAAAAGCTTGATCTTATCTGTGAGTTTTCAGAAGATTTGCCTAAGAATATACGTGCAGATAGAAAAAGATTAAAACAAGTTCTGATCAATCTACTCAACAATGCTGTCAAATTCACGAAAAAAGGTCATGTCATATTTCGGGTTTACACAGACCGCATAGAAACCGGAACAGAAAAAAGCAATTCTTTTGCCTCAATTCGTTTTGAGATAGAAGATTCTGGTGTCGGCATTCGTCCAGAAAAATTAGAATCCATTTTCTTGCCATTTGAACAAACTGGAGAGACAAAATTCAAGGTAAAAGGCACAGGTTTAGGACTAGCAATTAGTCAAAAAATCATCAAAATGATAGGCGGTAAAATCACAGTGGATAGTCAAATTGGTGTTGGTAGCCGTTTTTTATTCACAGTTAATCTAGAGGTTTTACCGACAAAAATTGCATCTCAACGAGAGATGACATCGCCTAATCTTAGTTCTGTCAATGATCAGAGCTTAGCAAAAAAATTGCCGCTAAATATTCTTTTAGCTGAAGATAATATGGTCAATCAAAAGGTCGCTTCTAGGGTATTAGAGAGATTGGGTTATCGCATTGATATTGTAAATAATGGTTTAGAAGTTTTAGAGATAACTCGTAAGCAGATGTACGATGTCGTTTTAATGGATATTCAAATGCCTGAAATGGATGGTATTGAAGCAACAAAACATCTTTTAGATTCGGAATATCGTCCTTATATTATTGCGCTAACGGCTAATGCGATGAGTAGCGATCGCCTTGTTTGTTTAGCGGCAGGAATGAACGATTATCTGAGTAAACCAATCAATATTGAGTTGTTGGTCGAAGCTCTATGGCGATCGCCGATGGGTAGACGAGTCAGTCAAGAAAGTAAAAAGTAA
- a CDS encoding efflux RND transporter permease subunit, producing the protein MFNLFYRNTQLLILTLVLIVVWGMSAFLTLPRMEDPELVQRFGTVTTLFPGATPERVEALVTEKIEEELFELEEITSLVSTSSRNISIVQVELAESIIDVDPVWSEVRSKLNDIVPLLPSDAQEPEYEDGTASANALILGLTWELDSEPNYNILRRVGENLSDRMRALPGTKEVELFGDVPEEIRINITSSELARLGLTPQGLAQQIRASDAKVAAGQLRSDDTELLIEIDSALDSLARIRDIPIKIDRTGQTQTLGNIAQIEKGIEDPASEITFINGRPAIALAATVESNYRVDLWAETAKKVVSEFEANLSDGIELQTVLDQSIYVKQRLDGVIDNLILSSSLVVLISLIMLGWQSALIVGAALPLATLMVFGFMGMLKIPLHQMSVTGIIIALGLLIDNAIVAVDEVQHRLAKGSSPAEAVHQTVKHLFVPLLASTLTTVLAFCPIALSPGATGEFIGAIGSTVILAVISSLFLSLTVIVALIAKLNVWLPRRAPWQWLQSGFANKDLTKAYGWSLNQLFRRPWLTVGICLILPILGFSQFGKLDQQFFPPTNRDQFQIEFTMPASTAIAETQKQAMAARELIRDHDDVDDVHWFFGKSAPAFFYNVIEDRDNAPNYAQGVVQMNSTETLQQTIQELQIELDAAFPQSQVLVRQLEQGPPFEAPIELRLYGSDFNQLREIGNELRGELAKMDQVIHTQADLSEVVPKLSLQVDEVQARRVGLDYATIANQLQTLLEGSVGGSILEDTEELPIRVRVTDGDRQNLDKIQSLNLVSPTTGDIVPLGAITTVDFVPSLAQINRYDGERVNTVLGYLEAGALPATVLGKFNQHLEDISFELPQGYRLAYGGEADAQGSAVSGLLGTVGVLFVMMAATLILSFNSFGFAALIGTVAICTIGLGALALLMFNSLFGFTAILGSLGLMGLAINDSIVVLAALREDPEAKQGNYRATAKVVLQATRHVLATTFTTIVGFTPLVLDPTGFWPPLAIALAGGLGGATLLALYYIPAAHILILRRKSSKNNRPQLVTESLPQKEYIAMD; encoded by the coding sequence ATGTTCAATCTTTTCTACCGCAATACTCAACTTCTCATTCTGACCCTTGTGCTGATTGTGGTTTGGGGGATGTCTGCGTTTCTGACTTTGCCGCGCATGGAAGACCCAGAGTTGGTGCAACGCTTTGGTACTGTGACGACGCTTTTTCCCGGTGCGACTCCTGAACGTGTGGAAGCATTGGTCACCGAAAAGATTGAAGAAGAACTATTTGAGCTAGAAGAAATTACGAGTTTGGTTTCCACCTCCAGCCGTAATATTTCGATTGTGCAGGTGGAATTAGCAGAAAGTATTATCGATGTTGACCCGGTGTGGTCGGAGGTGCGGAGCAAGCTGAATGATATTGTGCCATTGTTGCCTAGCGATGCCCAAGAGCCTGAGTATGAGGATGGTACAGCTTCAGCGAATGCGTTGATTTTAGGTTTGACTTGGGAGTTGGATAGCGAGCCTAATTACAATATTTTGCGGCGAGTGGGGGAAAATCTCTCGGATCGAATGCGAGCCTTGCCGGGAACCAAAGAGGTTGAGCTATTTGGAGATGTACCTGAGGAAATTCGCATTAATATTACCTCCTCAGAATTGGCTCGGTTGGGTTTAACACCTCAGGGTTTAGCCCAACAAATTCGGGCGAGTGATGCAAAAGTGGCAGCGGGACAACTGCGCAGTGACGACACAGAATTGCTCATTGAAATTGATAGTGCCTTAGATTCTTTGGCGCGGATTCGGGATATTCCTATCAAAATTGACCGTACTGGCCAAACTCAAACTCTCGGCAACATTGCCCAAATCGAAAAAGGCATTGAAGACCCTGCCTCAGAAATTACGTTTATTAATGGTCGTCCGGCGATCGCCCTCGCGGCGACAGTGGAATCTAATTATCGGGTGGACTTATGGGCAGAAACAGCAAAAAAAGTAGTGAGTGAATTTGAGGCGAATTTATCCGATGGCATTGAGCTACAGACCGTTCTTGATCAAAGTATCTATGTGAAACAACGGCTTGATGGCGTAATCGACAACTTGATCTTGAGTTCGAGTTTGGTTGTGCTGATTTCGTTGATTATGCTCGGTTGGCAATCGGCTCTAATCGTTGGGGCGGCGCTACCTTTGGCCACTTTGATGGTATTTGGCTTTATGGGGATGCTCAAAATCCCACTGCATCAGATGTCAGTAACGGGCATTATTATCGCGCTGGGATTGTTGATTGATAATGCGATCGTGGCAGTGGATGAGGTACAACATCGTCTCGCAAAAGGCTCGAGCCCTGCCGAAGCTGTCCATCAAACCGTTAAACATTTATTTGTGCCGCTCTTAGCTTCAACTCTGACCACCGTTTTGGCTTTTTGTCCTATCGCACTTTCTCCAGGCGCAACAGGAGAATTTATTGGAGCGATTGGTTCAACCGTAATCTTGGCAGTGATTAGTTCATTATTTTTGTCGTTGACCGTGATTGTGGCGCTCATCGCCAAGCTCAATGTATGGTTACCGAGGCGTGCTCCTTGGCAATGGTTGCAATCAGGTTTTGCGAATAAGGATCTCACAAAAGCCTATGGTTGGAGTTTAAATCAATTATTTCGTCGTCCATGGTTAACCGTTGGAATTTGCTTGATTTTGCCCATTTTGGGATTTAGTCAGTTCGGTAAGCTCGATCAACAATTTTTCCCGCCCACTAACCGCGACCAATTCCAAATTGAGTTCACTATGCCAGCCTCAACGGCGATCGCCGAAACCCAAAAACAAGCGATGGCTGCAAGAGAACTAATTCGCGACCATGACGATGTAGATGATGTGCATTGGTTCTTTGGGAAGAGTGCACCCGCATTTTTCTATAACGTGATCGAAGATCGCGATAATGCGCCCAATTATGCCCAAGGCGTGGTGCAGATGAATTCGACCGAGACATTACAACAAACGATTCAGGAGTTGCAGATAGAGCTAGATGCGGCATTTCCCCAATCTCAAGTTTTAGTGCGCCAACTCGAACAAGGGCCACCCTTTGAAGCGCCGATCGAATTGCGGTTGTACGGCTCCGACTTTAATCAATTGCGAGAAATCGGGAATGAACTACGGGGCGAACTAGCCAAAATGGATCAAGTGATTCATACCCAAGCAGATTTGTCGGAAGTTGTGCCGAAATTATCATTACAGGTGGATGAGGTACAGGCGCGACGGGTGGGATTAGACTATGCAACCATCGCCAACCAATTGCAGACATTGCTCGAAGGTTCCGTTGGCGGTTCCATCCTCGAAGATACTGAAGAATTACCCATCCGAGTGCGCGTAACAGACGGTGATCGCCAAAACCTCGATAAAATTCAATCCCTTAATCTAGTGTCTCCTACCACGGGAGATATTGTTCCTCTGGGGGCGATCACCACAGTTGATTTTGTACCGAGTTTGGCTCAGATTAACCGCTATGACGGCGAGCGAGTCAACACAGTCTTGGGCTATCTCGAAGCCGGAGCGTTACCGGCTACAGTTCTCGGCAAATTTAATCAACATCTCGAAGACATTAGCTTTGAATTGCCCCAAGGATATCGATTGGCTTATGGTGGCGAAGCCGATGCCCAAGGTTCTGCGGTCAGTGGCTTGCTGGGAACTGTCGGTGTGTTATTTGTGATGATGGCTGCCACCCTGATTTTGTCGTTTAACTCCTTTGGTTTTGCCGCGTTAATCGGGACTGTTGCTATTTGCACCATTGGTCTTGGCGCTTTGGCATTACTCATGTTCAATTCTCTCTTTGGCTTCACCGCAATCCTAGGAAGCCTTGGTCTGATGGGACTCGCCATTAACGACTCCATTGTTGTGCTGGCCGCCCTCCGCGAAGATCCAGAAGCCAAACAGGGAAATTATCGCGCCACTGCAAAAGTGGTTCTACAAGCGACTCGCCATGTCCTTGCCACCACCTTCACCACCATTGTTGGTTTTACGCCATTAGTGCTTGACCCCACAGGATTTTGGCCACCTTTGGCGATCGCCCTTGCAGGAGGTTTAGGCGGTGCAACATTGCTCGCACTTTACTATATTCCGGCCGCTCATATTTTGATACTTCGTCGCAAGAGTTCAAAGAACAATCGACCTCAACTTGTAACTGAATCCTTGCCACAAAAAGAATATATCGCCATGGATTGA